ACATCTTCGCGCTCTGGTACGGCGATGTCCTGTCCTTGTATGCCTTGACGGGATTCTTGCTGCTGCTGTTCCGGCAACTCCCCAGCAAGCGGCTGATCCTCTGGAGCCTGGTGTTCATCCTCGGGTTCCCCACCGCCCTCACGGCCGTCCAGCGGTTCGTGCCACTGCTGGCCAGCTCACCCGAAGTCGTTCAAACCGTGGCCCAAAAGGATCGGCTCCACGCGGAGGCGCTGCGCAAACAGTCGCAAGCGGTCTTCGCCAGTGGCTCCTACCTGGACACGCTGCGGCCCAACGCCACCATCTACCTGACCCGTCTCTTCCGGCCGATCTTCGTCTCCTTCGTGTTGATCGCCCTGGGCAGGTTTCTGCTGGGGTTCGTGGCGGGACGGCACCGGCTCCTCCAAGAGCCCGAGCGGAATCAACCGCTGCTGCGCCGACTGCTCGGGTGGGGGCTCCTCATGGGCGTGGTGGGAAACAGCGCCACCTTCCTCGTGGGGCAGTGGGCCAATGCCGGGCACATCCCCAAGGGCGCGCCGTGGATGTTCTTCATGCCCACGGTGTCCGAGATGGGCTCTCTGGGCCTCGCCACCTTTTATATGGCGGGCCTCGCCCTCCTCTTTCAGCGGCCCCGAGGCAAGAAGTGGCTCTCCGTCCTGGCACCGCCCGGGCAGATGGCGCTGACGAACTACCTGAGCCAGAGCGTCCTCTCCCTCCTCCTGTTCCGCGGCTTCGGACTGGGGCTCGGAGGCAAGCTGGGCACCCTGGCGTGTTTGACGATCATCTTCGGCCTCTTCTGGATTCAGCTCGCGCTGAGCCACGTGTGGCTGGCGCATTTCCGCTTCGGCCCCGCCGAATGGCTGTGGCGCTCGCTGACCTACGGCAAGCCCCAGCCGATGCGGATGAACTACGAACGCCTTCGTTGACATCTACGAATCTATTCGTATATCTCTGGCCCATTCCCACAAGGAGCCAGAGCCATGCCCTCGCGGAGCCCGCTTGCCCTCATCGCGGCCGTTTTCTTGGGAGCGTTCCCCCCCCTCGCGGCCTCCTCCCCGGGAGGCACCTGGGCCGCTTCGCTCGACAAAAGCCAGTGCCAGCTGTTCCTGCGGACAAAAGAGAACCCCTCTTCTCAGTCCGGGTTCTCGGTGCCGCTCAGCGCCTTGCAAGGGTTGTCCCCTGAAGAAGGGAGCACCGCGCCCTTCCGGCTGGTGCGCGAGGCGGGCACCTTCGCCTTCGAGGGCCGCTTCTCTCATGAGCAGGGCGCAGGCCACTTCCAGTTCGAGCCCTCCCCGGCTTTCGCCAAGACCCTGGCCGGATGGGGCCATGCCCCGCTGACCCCGGACGAGCACTACCAGCTGGCCCTCTTCGATCTCACCTCGTCCTGGATCCGGGAGCTGGCGTCACTCGGCTACAAAAACCTCCCGACCCAAGAACTCATCCAGGTGGGGCTCTTCCGGGTCACCCCCGCCTTCGTCCGGGAAATGCGCGAGCTGGGCGATGAGCCCATGAGCCTCCAGGATCTCATCAAGCTGAGAATCCACGGCATCGACTCAGCCTTCGTCCGCTCGCTGTCCCGCCCCCGCGGGAGGACCCGCGAGAAGCCTTGAAGAGGTCCGCCTCCGCATGCGCAACAGCCCTCCGGCCAGGAGCATCCCCACCCACCATCCCCCCGGCGCCGCCTGGCACCCCTTGGAGGGGCCGGGCTCCTGAGGTTCTTCAGGAGTCCCTCCCCCGTCAGGAGTGCCCGCATCCGGGCTGAGTTCTCCGCACGGTGTGGCCGTGGCCGAGTGCGCCACGCAGAGCCTTCCATACCGTCCCGTGCCCTGCCGACGTCCATCCACCACCGCCACGGACACACGGGTGGCGTCCTGGGCAGGCAGTTGAACGGTCAGAGGACCCAGCCCTTCCGCCCGAGCCACCCGCAGCACCGCCTGAGGCGCGTGCGCCGCGACCATCAGGTGGAGCGCGCCTGTCTCGTCCCCCTCGCGGGGCAGGAAGACCACCGACACCGTCTCAGCCCCCCCCGCCACCTCGAAGTAACGGGTCGCGGCGGGCGCCACCCGCACCGAGGTCTCATCCACCGGGAGCGCCTTGGGCGCGAGAACCAACTCCGCGTAGCCCGCACCGCGCGCGTACCCCCCTGGCCCTGCCTGCCAGTGCGAGCCCGTGGACAGGTTCCACTGAGCGAACTCGGCGAAGGCCCGGTCGAAGTCCGAGCCCCAGTCACGGCGCAGACACGTCTCCAGCAGCTCCGGCCAAGGCGCCGAGGGCGAAAGGACACTCTCCTCCCAGAGCGAGCGGATGAGCCCATCCCCGAAACGCTCCCCCAGGAACTGGAAGAAGAGGGAGGAGCCATAGCTGAACGACTGCGCGGGACCGTCCGGATCCACCACCAAGGTGCGATCTGGACGCGTCATATAGGAGGAGGAGAAGTGCTCCAGATCGTCCAAGGCGGGCTCGAAGCGCTCGGTGGCCCAGACCGCGGTGCCCTCGCCCGCCACGATACCCAGCCCCGTGTGGTAGACCGCCTGCACCGCGTGGAAGAACTCGTGGCTCGCCAGCGTGGCCACCGCTTCCTCGTAGGAGCGGTAGGAATAGCCGACGAAATCGTTCTCCTGGAGGATGTGGCCCACGCAGTTCGTGCCCACCCCGAGGCACCCATCCATGCGGTAGGCGCCATCCGCGCGCAGGGCGAAATCCACCAGGTACACATCGAACTTCTCATCCCCCCCGTTGCTGCCTCCCGGCAACGCGGTGTCCTCAGGCGGCAAGCGGTAGCCCAGCCCCCCGTAGAAAGCCGCGACGCGGTCGTACATCCGCGCCGCGACCTCGACCGAGTCCGGCACCCCGTTGCCATCCGAGTCCGCCGCAGCCACCGCGTTGGGCCCACTGCGGGAGAAATGGAGACGGAAACGCCCGCCCGGGGAGACCAGGGACTCCACGGTCTCTCCAGGCTCGAACCGCGGCAGGGGCGCTGACGGATCCGTGGGACGTTCCCCCGCCACGAGTTGCCCAGACATCGCTTCTGGCACCTCGTGCAGGGGCCGGACAGGACTGCCTCCGGCGCCCAGGAGCAGCATCAGCGCCAGGGCTTTCATGGCAGGAAAGCCCACCTGACGCGAACCTGCGCCGCGCCGTTGGGTGCAGGCGCGCTTCCCGTCCGGTTGCAGACCTCCTGCGGCTCCGGATCGTAGTAGTGCGTCACCTGAATCTTCACGTGACGGCCGTCCGCCAAGCGCACCACGAAGACGTTCCCACTCATGGCGAGACAGGACTGGTACGTCCAGAAGCTTCCCATCTCCGTCGCGGGCCCCAGACCCGCCTCATGGGTGATCAATTCACAAGTCTCCGTGAGGTAGCCCTCGGATTTGAACTCCCAGGACGAATCCACCGTGGTCACCGACTCGAAGGTGGTTCCGTCGGGGGTCCGCGCCACGAGGGTGCACGAGGGACCGGAGACGCCACTGTTCACCCGGATGATGAAGCGCCGGAAGGAGATGTCCCAGTTCATCGACGCCAGCGCCGCCTGGTCATCGATCTCCACCCGGGTCAGGCCCTGCTTGGTAAAACGGGCATACGTATAAGACTGAGTCTGCGGAGAGCCGCCGGCCCGCGCGTCCACATACGTGTGGAACTCGCCTGCGGTGGTGCTGTCCTCTCGCATCGCGCCCGTCGATACCGTGGTCAGCAGATCGAGCAGATCGATGCTCTCCTCGGTGCAGCGCACCGCGGCTGGAGCACACTTCGGCTCAGGCTCTGCGTCGGAAGAGTCATCGTCCTCGCTGCAATTCACCAGCGCCAGGGACATCACCAGGAGGGCGAACGCCGGAAGGAACCGGGACTGTCCGCGCTTCCGCATCGAATCGTTGGGAGAGGAGTACATGGCCGCCCACCATAGATAATAACGATTCTCATTTTCAACTTTGAATTGGAGAGGCCCTGCGCGAGGACCTCAGCCTGCCCGCGAAGCCTTGCGGTCAGCCCACTTCTTTCAGCGTCGCCGCCGCGGGAGCGCTCTCTCCGCGCAGGTCCTTCGGCGGGGCGATGGCGGCCTTCAGCTCCCGGTACGTCTGCGCATAGCTGCCCTGGAGGATCGCCTCGCGCAGCTTGCCCATCAGCTTCTGGTAGTGGCGCACATTGTGGACGGACAGCATCCGCGACCCCAGGTGGTGCTTGCCCCGCATCAGGTGCTGCAAGTAGCCGCGCGTGTAGCGCGTGCACACCGGACAGTCACAGGCCGGGTCCAAGGGGGTGTCGTCCAGCCGGTAGACCATGCGGGTAATTCGCACCAGCCCGTCGAAGGTGTACGCATAGCCCTGCTGCGCCATCTTCGTGGGGATGATGCAGTCGAACATGTCCACGCCCCGCATCACCGCCTCCAGCAGGTCCGTGGGCGTGCCCACCCCCATCAGGTAGCGCGGCTTGTCGGTGGGCAGCGAGGCCGTGGCCCGCGCGGTCATCGTCTCGCGCTCCTCCTTGGTCTCCCCCACGGCCAGCCCACCAATGGCGAAGCCATCGAACGGCAACCGGGTGAGGAACTCCGCGCTCTCGTCGCGCAGGCGCGGATGGACGCCGCCCTGGACGATGCCGAACAGCGCCTGGCCCGTGGCCACCTTGTCCTTGGCCGCCAGGCTGCGCACGGCCCACCGGTGGGTGCGCTCCATCGCCTCGCGCGTGCCCGCCTCGTCCGTGCGCGAGTCGATGCACACATCCAGCACCATCATGATTTCCGAGTTGATCGCCTGCTGCATGGCGATGCTCGACTCGGGGCTGAGCATCTGACGGCTGTTGTCGTAGAAGCTGCGGAACTGCGCGCCCTTCTCGGTGATGAGCCGGTCCTCCGGCAGCGAAAAGATCTGAAACCCCCCCGAGTCCGTCAGGATGGCCCCATCCCACCGCATGAAGGGGTGGATGCCTCCGAACTTGCGGAACACCTCCGCCCCGGGCCGGAGCATCAGGTGGTAGGTGTTGGCCAGCAGAATGCGGCTCCCCGTATCCCACACCTCCTCCGTGCCCAGGTGGCGGAAGGCGGCATGGGTGGCCACCGGCATGAACATGGGGGTGGCAAAGGAGCCGCGGCGCGTGTGGAGCACCCCGGCACGGGCCCCGGTGGGGTCCGTGGTGACGAGTTCGAAGCGGACAGCCATGGGCCGGGCGTTATACCTGCCCTCGCGCCCGCCGCACCTGGGGGATGTGGGAGCCGTCCCCTTGTCTGCCAGGAAGGCGACCTGGGCCTACATGGCCGGGCGGCCGGGAGCAAGGGCGGCTGGCATGAATGCCCCTCACCGGGCGTTACAAGGATTCCCTCCGGCCTCCCCGCGGTGGTAATGCCGCGGCGCGTCTGGCCGCAGCCCCCTTCTCGATAAGAGCCTCGCCATGTTCAACATCATCAACGTCTCCAAGGCTTTCGGGCCCAAGAAGCTTTTCGAGGACGTAAACGTCTCGTTCTCGCCGGGCCGCCGCTACGGCCTCACCGGCCCCAACGGGGCGGGCAAGTCCACGTTCATGAAGATCCTCGCCGGGGACGAGGAAGCGGACATGGGCACTATCTCCCGGCCCAAGCGCCTGGGCATCCTGCGGCAGGACCACTTCCGCTATGAGCAGGACCGCGTCCTAGACGTGGTGCTCATGGGCAACAAGCCCCTGTGGGAGGCCATGCAGGAGAAGAACGCGCTGCTGGCCAAGGCCGACATCACCGAGGAGGACGGCAACCGCCTGGGCGAGCTGGAGGGCGTCATCGCCGAGGAGGACGGCTATGTCGCCGAGAGCGACGCGTCCACCCTGCTGGTGGGCCTGGGCATCCTGGAGAGCTTCCACGAGGGCCCGATGCGGCAGCTCACCGGCGGCCTCAAGCTGCGCGTGCTGCTCGCGCAGGCGCTCTTCGGCAAGCCCCAGGGGCTGCTGCTCGACGAGCCCACGAACAACCTGGACATCGAGTCCATCCGCTGGCTTCAGAACTTCCTGACGGAGTATGAGGGCGTCCTCATCACCATCAGCCACGACCGGCACTTCCTCAACGTCATCTGCACCCACATCGCCGACATCGATTACGAGACGATCATCTCGTACACGGGCGGCTATGACGACATGGTGATGCAGAAGGCGCAGATCCGCAGCCGCGTGGAGTCCGAGACCGACGAGAAGAAGAAGAAGATCGCCCAGCTCCAGGACTTCGTCGCCCGCTTCAGCGCCGGCACGCGCGCCTCCCAGGTGCAGAGCCGCAAGAAGCAGATCGAAAAGCTGCGCAGCGAGGACCTGAAGCGCTCCAACATCGCCCGGCCCTTCATCCGCTTTGACCAGAAGCTGGTCAGCGGCAAGCAGACGCTGATGATCGAAGGCATCCACAAGTCCTTCGACGGGGTGCAGGTGGTGAAGCCCTTCACCGCGCTGGTGTGCAAGGGGGAGAGGATCTGCGTCATCGGCCGCAACGGCGTGGGCAAGTCGACGCTGGTGCGGATGATCGCCGGGCAACTGGAGCCGGACGGGGGCAGCGTCAAGTGGGGCCACCAGGCCACCCTGGGCTACCTGCCGCAGGATCACCACGGCACCATCCGCAAGGGCACCACCGCCTTCGAGTGGATGCGCGACATCAACACCAAGCTCACCAACGAGGAGATCTCCGGTGTGCTCGGGCGGATGCTCTTCTCGGGCGAGGAGCGGATGAAGCCCACGGACACGCTGTCCGGAGGCGAGACGGTGCGGCTGCTCCTCTCCAAGCTGATGCTGACGCAAGACAACGTGCTCGTCTTCGACGAGCCCACCAACCACCTGGATCTCGAATCCATCAGCGCCCTGGCCGAGGGGCTCAAGAAGTTCGAGGGCACGGTCATCGTCGTGACCCACGACCAGGAGCTCATCTCCGAGGTGGCCACGCGCATCTGGTCGATGAAGGAGGGCCAGGAGGTGGTCGACTACAACGGGCCCTACGCGGAGTTCATGGAGAAGCACGCCGCGGACACGGACGTCCGCCGCCGCTGAGAGCCGAGGCCTCCCGGTTCATCCCGGGAGGCCTTCTGTCAGGAGGGGCTTCCCCGGGCGCCTACGCCGCCACGGTTTGCTGCTGTTTCAGGCGCGCCATGAACTTCAGGAGGAAGAAGCCCCCCAGGTAGAGATACAGCGGGAAGAACTCGAGCGCGGAGGGCGAGAAGCCCGGCTTGAGCAGAATCATGCCGATGAGCGCCGCCGAGCCCCCGAGCCCATTATGGGTAGACGCCACATAGGGGATGATCCACATCGTCGCCTTCTTCCTCCAGGCTCCCTTCTGGAGCCGGTAGGCGTAGCGCAGCCCCATGTACGCGGTGGATGCCAGGGCGAGAATCACGATGAGCGGCACGCCCACCCGGTAGAGCGGAATCAACGAGAGGTACGCCAGGACCATCCCCACGCCATGAACCTTCACGGCGTTCTCGATGCCGATGCGCACCACCAAGGTCTTCTTCCAGGTCTTCGCGTCGCTCTCCCAGTCGGCCATGTTCATCACCATCATCCGGATGTACTCGATGATGCCCAGCGGGATGAGCACCAGGAGCAAGGGATGGGGCTGCAAGCCACCACTCTGGAGGCAATAGCCGAGCAGTGGCACCAGCGTGTTGAGCACCAGCGTGACCGTAAACTCGCCCAGGCCCAGCGCCTCCAACTTGAACGGGGGGGCGCTGTATTCCCACGAGAAGAAGATGGCCAACAGACACAAAACACGGGCGCTGAGCGTGGGCATGAGCAACGCAAGCACGAGAGAGACCCCGGCCAGCGCATAAGCGATGTGCAGCGAGAGCTTGGGCTCCAGCAGCCCTTTGACAAGCACCCGGCTGCCCCCTGTCCAGGGCGAGGGCGCCTTGTTGGCCCGGTCTGGCTCCAGATCGTAGTACTCGTTGCAGTAATGCGTCATCAGGTGCGTGATCCACGTGAAGGCCACGCCGTGAATGAAGCGCAAGGCATCGATCGAGCCACCCCCAAGGGTGGGAATGATGGCTCCCACGGTGTACAGGATGGGGCTGTACAACAGAAACTTGACGCGGCCGAGCTCCAGAAGACGCTGGGTGAGAACATTCACGGTCATGAGCTGCTGGGTGTCACCGCTCCGGAGGGATCCGACGTTGAACCCATTTCCTTTTCCGGCGCTCAGGTAAGGCGAGGGGTTCCCCCTGAGAAGCAATGCCCGGGGCATTTCTTGGACCAGCTGACACAAGAAAACAGTTGGCGCGGGACCCGCCCGTGTCTCATGTGCGTCCCGAGGCGGAAAAATAGCTTCTCCACGCACACGCTGAGCACCGCGCGCCATCAGGTCTCTCGCACCAAGCGGCTGGAAGCATGACGGGCAGGGGCTACAAGGAACTCGTGGCGGAGGGAAGACAGTGGCTCCTCGGCATCCGCCAAGGAGGCCCCTGGCTGCCGGGCATTCCCTGGCCCCGCTTCGTAGGATTGATCATCGAGGCGATGCGTCCCCACTACTTCGCCTTCGGGGTGGGGGCCGCGCTCGCGGGAGCCGCGGCCGTGCGAGAGCCCTCGGGTTCCGCGCGTGTGGCGCTCGCGGCCTTCGTCGCGGGCACGGGCTGGGGGGTGGGCCAGCTCATCAATGATCTGCTCGACCGGGACACGGACGCGGTCAATGCCCCTGGACGCCCCCTCGCGGATGGAAGGCTCCCCGCAGGCCCGGCGATCGGGACTGCCCTGGTCCTGGGACTGGTGCTGCTCGTGGCGTTGCTGGCGATCCACCCAGTCGCTTGGATGCTCGGGCCCGCGGCCGTGGTGCTGCTGGTGGGTTACAACAAAGCCAAGGGCATCCCCCTGGTCGGCAACCTCATCTTTGGAGCCATCAACACCGTCGCGGCGGCGCTTGGCGTTCTGGCGAGGCTGCCCTCCTCTGAAGAGGCCCTGTCCTCGGCGCTCACCGCGCTCGCGGGGGCCCTGCCCCTGCTGGGGCTCATCCTGGGCATCAACGCCTGGTTCGTCCTGGCCAACTACGAGAAGGATCGCCTCGGAGACCGGGCCGCGGGCTACAAGACACTCCCCCTGCTCATGGGCGTCCGCGCCAGCGCCTTCGTGCGCGCCGTGTCGCTGCCTGCCCTGGCCTGCGGCATCCTCCGGCTCGAGGCCTCGCCGGAAATGCCCGGTGCGGTGGCACTCACGGGGGCCGCGGTGCTGGGCGGGCTCTCCGTGCTCCCCTCGCTCCTGAAGGGCACGGACGAGGCCGCGCTGCGCGGTTACCGCCTGGCGGTCCCCGCCTCCCTCCTGGCCATGCTGGGACTGGCGGCGCCCCTGCTGGGCGGCCTCGGATTGGCGATCGCCGCGCTCGCCAGCGTGGCGCTGATGGAGGCCACGTTTCTGCGAACGCACAATCCCTGATCAGGGGATGAACGCCAGGCTGATGGAGCCAAAGACATCCACCCCTTTCTGGCCGGTGAACTCCTCGCTGCGGACCACATAGGCATAGGTCAAACGGACGTTCTGGTACGTGAGGCTCGCGCCCGCCTCGACATCCGCCACCAGCACCCGCCGGGGAACGCTGGCGCTGTCGGTGAAGGTATTGCCATCCAGGAAGAGGTTGCGCGCCACCAAGCGGGCCTCGCTTCCCACGAAGAGGGACCAGGCCCACCCCTCGCGGCGCTCGAAGGTGCTGGCCCCTGGCAGGCCTGGCGAGATGCGCGCATGGCCGAAGTCGCGCGCCAGCCCTTTGCCCCAGCGAATCCCCAGGCCTGCCCCTGCGTACGTGAACACATTGCCCAGGCACGCGTTGCCATGCGCGGTCAGCTCGAACCCTGCCCGGTCCTCGGCCGGGGGGCGCACCAGGCGAAGCTGGCGGGTGAGCAACAAGGCCATCCCCGGCTCGTTGCGCAGTTGTTTCTCCCATCCCAGGGGCGGCTTCATTCCCAGAACACGGTGAAGCAACTCTTGAGAAGGCTTGGCCAGGGAGGCCTCTCCCACCATTCCGAGGTGAAGCGTGGCGGCATCGAACCCCTCGGGCGAAGCACGGATCAACCCCCAGGAGCCATACAACCACCCGCCGTAGGGACGGTCCCGGTAGCGCCGCACACGCAGGCCCACCCCGGCCGGCGTATAGATGTTCTGCCCGAGCGCCAGCATCCAGTGCACCCGTGAGTCCACCTCATTTCCCGAGAGGCGGGCCAACCGCACCATCCATCCGGGCGCCGCGTCCGCCGCCGAAGTCCACGCCAGTTGGAGGCCACTGGTGTAGTGCCGGTCCCGGCTCGACACGTAGAGATCATTGTCCGTTTGAAGGGTCAGCGCTCCCAGCGACGCCTCCGCTGGGGCCTGCACCCACACCATGGCCACCAGCAGCAGCAGTCGCATCAGAGCCGCAGCTTCTTCACCGTGCTCTGGCCAGAGCGGATCTCCACCTCGATGACCGTGGAGATGTTCTTCGATTCATTGACGAGCTTGAGCTGGTGCCGCCCCACGGGCAGGGACTGATCAATGAGCGGTGTATCCCCCAGTTTCCGCCCGCGCAGAAACACATGCGTCCACGGCGTGGTGTCCAAGGTCAACCGGCCTGGAGCACGCTTCGACACCCGGGGCGGCGACGCGGCGGCGGGTCCATCCTTCTCCTGCGCCAACGGCTCCGCCGCCGGAGGAACCGGAACGGCCGCCAGCGACAGCACCACCATGGCCCGCTCGCCCGGGTGAGCCAGCTTCACCCGACGTTCCGCCGTGACCCTGCCCTCCAGCGAGGCCGCCACCTTGTGCTCGCCCAGGGCGAGCGTGTCGAGGCTCACGGGCGCCCGTCCCACGTCCTTGCCATCCACCATGAGCCGGGCCCCAGGGGGATCCGTCTCGATGGTGAGCACCGGCGGCGCGGGGGCCGCCACGGCCACGGGCTCGGCAGGCATCCGCCGCGCCGAAAGCAGGGCCACCCCAGCGCCCACCCCCACGGCCAGTACCACGGCCGCAACGCCCGCGAGGCGCAGCCGGCGGTGCTGGAGCCACGGTTGCTCCAGCGTGGTCTCCTCCTCGGCCTGTGGCACGGGCTCCGGGAGCGTGTTCATCGAGGAGCTGCGCGCCGCCACCCTCCGGGCCGACGACGAGGTCAGCTCACCGGAGCGCGCGGCCTCGAGCAGCCGGGCGCGCTCCTGGATGCGATCGCCAAAGACTTGCGACATGTAGTCGGCGAGTTCAGCGGAGCCTGTCGCCTCGTTCTGGCCCCTCAGCCACTCCTCCAACGCGCTCTGGAAGTGACGCGCCGTGGGATAGCGCTGGCCGGGTTGACGCGCGAGGGCT
This genomic window from Stigmatella ashevillena contains:
- a CDS encoding DUF418 domain-containing protein, whose amino-acid sequence is MALPPSLTLHGATEIRPADASERVLLLDALRGLALCGVFVSNAYMHFSGRYPPPKEGAAPLLASPVDHAAHHVFEFLIAGKAMTLFSFLFGLGFALQMGRAQERGTPFFPLYARRLTVLLLLGLLHIFALWYGDVLSLYALTGFLLLLFRQLPSKRLILWSLVFILGFPTALTAVQRFVPLLASSPEVVQTVAQKDRLHAEALRKQSQAVFASGSYLDTLRPNATIYLTRLFRPIFVSFVLIALGRFLLGFVAGRHRLLQEPERNQPLLRRLLGWGLLMGVVGNSATFLVGQWANAGHIPKGAPWMFFMPTVSEMGSLGLATFYMAGLALLFQRPRGKKWLSVLAPPGQMALTNYLSQSVLSLLLFRGFGLGLGGKLGTLACLTIIFGLFWIQLALSHVWLAHFRFGPAEWLWRSLTYGKPQPMRMNYERLR
- a CDS encoding MXAN_6640 family putative metalloprotease, yielding MKALALMLLLGAGGSPVRPLHEVPEAMSGQLVAGERPTDPSAPLPRFEPGETVESLVSPGGRFRLHFSRSGPNAVAAADSDGNGVPDSVEVAARMYDRVAAFYGGLGYRLPPEDTALPGGSNGGDEKFDVYLVDFALRADGAYRMDGCLGVGTNCVGHILQENDFVGYSYRSYEEAVATLASHEFFHAVQAVYHTGLGIVAGEGTAVWATERFEPALDDLEHFSSSYMTRPDRTLVVDPDGPAQSFSYGSSLFFQFLGERFGDGLIRSLWEESVLSPSAPWPELLETCLRRDWGSDFDRAFAEFAQWNLSTGSHWQAGPGGYARGAGYAELVLAPKALPVDETSVRVAPAATRYFEVAGGAETVSVVFLPREGDETGALHLMVAAHAPQAVLRVARAEGLGPLTVQLPAQDATRVSVAVVDGRRQGTGRYGRLCVAHSATATPCGELSPDAGTPDGGGTPEEPQEPGPSKGCQAAPGGWWVGMLLAGGLLRMRRRTSSRLLAGPPAGAGQRADEG
- a CDS encoding HmuY family protein; translation: MYSSPNDSMRKRGQSRFLPAFALLVMSLALVNCSEDDDSSDAEPEPKCAPAAVRCTEESIDLLDLLTTVSTGAMREDSTTAGEFHTYVDARAGGSPQTQSYTYARFTKQGLTRVEIDDQAALASMNWDISFRRFIIRVNSGVSGPSCTLVARTPDGTTFESVTTVDSSWEFKSEGYLTETCELITHEAGLGPATEMGSFWTYQSCLAMSGNVFVVRLADGRHVKIQVTHYYDPEPQEVCNRTGSAPAPNGAAQVRVRWAFLP
- the tgt gene encoding tRNA guanosine(34) transglycosylase Tgt, with the protein product MAVRFELVTTDPTGARAGVLHTRRGSFATPMFMPVATHAAFRHLGTEEVWDTGSRILLANTYHLMLRPGAEVFRKFGGIHPFMRWDGAILTDSGGFQIFSLPEDRLITEKGAQFRSFYDNSRQMLSPESSIAMQQAINSEIMMVLDVCIDSRTDEAGTREAMERTHRWAVRSLAAKDKVATGQALFGIVQGGVHPRLRDESAEFLTRLPFDGFAIGGLAVGETKEERETMTARATASLPTDKPRYLMGVGTPTDLLEAVMRGVDMFDCIIPTKMAQQGYAYTFDGLVRITRMVYRLDDTPLDPACDCPVCTRYTRGYLQHLMRGKHHLGSRMLSVHNVRHYQKLMGKLREAILQGSYAQTYRELKAAIAPPKDLRGESAPAAATLKEVG
- a CDS encoding ABC-F family ATP-binding cassette domain-containing protein, which codes for MFNIINVSKAFGPKKLFEDVNVSFSPGRRYGLTGPNGAGKSTFMKILAGDEEADMGTISRPKRLGILRQDHFRYEQDRVLDVVLMGNKPLWEAMQEKNALLAKADITEEDGNRLGELEGVIAEEDGYVAESDASTLLVGLGILESFHEGPMRQLTGGLKLRVLLAQALFGKPQGLLLDEPTNNLDIESIRWLQNFLTEYEGVLITISHDRHFLNVICTHIADIDYETIISYTGGYDDMVMQKAQIRSRVESETDEKKKKIAQLQDFVARFSAGTRASQVQSRKKQIEKLRSEDLKRSNIARPFIRFDQKLVSGKQTLMIEGIHKSFDGVQVVKPFTALVCKGERICVIGRNGVGKSTLVRMIAGQLEPDGGSVKWGHQATLGYLPQDHHGTIRKGTTAFEWMRDINTKLTNEEISGVLGRMLFSGEERMKPTDTLSGGETVRLLLSKLMLTQDNVLVFDEPTNHLDLESISALAEGLKKFEGTVIVVTHDQELISEVATRIWSMKEGQEVVDYNGPYAEFMEKHAADTDVRRR
- a CDS encoding prenyltransferase, coding for MTVNVLTQRLLELGRVKFLLYSPILYTVGAIIPTLGGGSIDALRFIHGVAFTWITHLMTHYCNEYYDLEPDRANKAPSPWTGGSRVLVKGLLEPKLSLHIAYALAGVSLVLALLMPTLSARVLCLLAIFFSWEYSAPPFKLEALGLGEFTVTLVLNTLVPLLGYCLQSGGLQPHPLLLVLIPLGIIEYIRMMVMNMADWESDAKTWKKTLVVRIGIENAVKVHGVGMVLAYLSLIPLYRVGVPLIVILALASTAYMGLRYAYRLQKGAWRKKATMWIIPYVASTHNGLGGSAALIGMILLKPGFSPSALEFFPLYLYLGGFFLLKFMARLKQQQTVAA
- a CDS encoding UbiA family prenyltransferase, which produces MTGRGYKELVAEGRQWLLGIRQGGPWLPGIPWPRFVGLIIEAMRPHYFAFGVGAALAGAAAVREPSGSARVALAAFVAGTGWGVGQLINDLLDRDTDAVNAPGRPLADGRLPAGPAIGTALVLGLVLLVALLAIHPVAWMLGPAAVVLLVGYNKAKGIPLVGNLIFGAINTVAAALGVLARLPSSEEALSSALTALAGALPLLGLILGINAWFVLANYEKDRLGDRAAGYKTLPLLMGVRASAFVRAVSLPALACGILRLEASPEMPGAVALTGAAVLGGLSVLPSLLKGTDEAALRGYRLAVPASLLAMLGLAAPLLGGLGLAIAALASVALMEATFLRTHNP
- a CDS encoding lipid A deacylase LpxR family protein, which produces MRLLLLVAMVWVQAPAEASLGALTLQTDNDLYVSSRDRHYTSGLQLAWTSAADAAPGWMVRLARLSGNEVDSRVHWMLALGQNIYTPAGVGLRVRRYRDRPYGGWLYGSWGLIRASPEGFDAATLHLGMVGEASLAKPSQELLHRVLGMKPPLGWEKQLRNEPGMALLLTRQLRLVRPPAEDRAGFELTAHGNACLGNVFTYAGAGLGIRWGKGLARDFGHARISPGLPGASTFERREGWAWSLFVGSEARLVARNLFLDGNTFTDSASVPRRVLVADVEAGASLTYQNVRLTYAYVVRSEEFTGQKGVDVFGSISLAFIP
- a CDS encoding serine/threonine-protein kinase, yielding MPSPSVEPEALAVWQQGLTVGRYSLLTRLAVGGMAEIWLARQVGPKGFEKFIVIKRILDGLGTEPEFVGMFLDEARLAAQLNHPNIVQIFDLGEESGAFYIAMEYLPGENLASVVRAGLRQGRPLPIPFAVRIIASAAEGLAYAHAKTGPDGALLGIVHRDVSPQNLLVTYDGVVKVLDFGIAKAATRESQTLVGQVKGKASYMSPEQARGLSLDARSDIFSLGVILFEMVTHSRLFKFAEPLVALQAVASEEPIPLARARNPEVPEALGHIIAQALARQPGQRYPTARHFQSALEEWLRGQNEATGSAELADYMSQVFGDRIQERARLLEAARSGELTSSSARRVAARSSSMNTLPEPVPQAEEETTLEQPWLQHRRLRLAGVAAVVLAVGVGAGVALLSARRMPAEPVAVAAPAPPVLTIETDPPGARLMVDGKDVGRAPVSLDTLALGEHKVAASLEGRVTAERRVKLAHPGERAMVVLSLAAVPVPPAAEPLAQEKDGPAAASPPRVSKRAPGRLTLDTTPWTHVFLRGRKLGDTPLIDQSLPVGRHQLKLVNESKNISTVIEVEIRSGQSTVKKLRL